The following coding sequences lie in one Crassostrea angulata isolate pt1a10 chromosome 10, ASM2561291v2, whole genome shotgun sequence genomic window:
- the LOC128166598 gene encoding josephin-2-like: protein MGVNYSCRKDMTENKEIGVYHERQVKELCALHALNNLFQDQKAFCKKDLDDICIRLSPDHFINPHRSLLGLGNYDVNVLMAAVQTKSCETIWFDKRKNIKCLLPENIQGFILNTPSEYKWGLLHFPFKRKHWIAIRRIKGIYYNLDSKLDSPESIGDEESLFLFLQKELENGEKELLIVVSQEVEQAGTWRRNSDASGNLSTSSDQHSANETATSNANLQPLDDL from the exons ATGGGAGTGAACTACTCGTGCAGGAAAGATATGACGGAAAATAAGGAAATTGGGGTTTACCACGAGAGGCAGGTGAAGGAGTTATGTGCCCTTCACGCATTAAACAATCTATTCCAGGACCAAAAGGCCTTCTGTAAAAAGGATTTGGATGACATCTGTATCAG ATTGTCTCCAGATCATTTCATTAACCCTCACCGCAGCTTATTGGGACTGGGAAATTATGATGTCAATGTTTTAATGGCAGCTGTCCAAACCAAGAGTTGTGAAACCATATGGTTTGATAAAAGAAA GAACATAAAATGCCTTCTGCCTGAAAATATCCAGGGATTCATTCTCAACACACCTTCAGAGTATAAATGGGGTTTACTGCACTTTCCTTTCAAGAGGAAACACTGGATTGCGATTCGTAGGATTAAAGGCATTTATTATAATTTAGACTCGAAACTGGACTCCCCAGAATCCATTGGGGATGAGGAgtccctgtttttgtttttacaaaaagagCTGGAGAATGGGGAAAAAGAACTGTTGATTGTGGTCAGTCAGGAGGTGGAACAGGCAGGAACCTGGAGGAGGAACAGCGACGCCTCGGGGAATCTGTCGACCAGCAGCGATCAGCACAGTGCGAACGAAACAGCTACCTCAAACGCTAACCTACAGCCTCTGGACGATCTCTAA